The DNA sequence AGCGTGTACTTCATACATCGGATTGGAGCAGGGTAAGCCGCAAATAAACAACGGGGACACCAATCCATCAACCCAATTCGACCCTAAGGGTTCGTGGGTAGTGGCGCGGTCTGTTGGGCAGCTGCTTTGAGACGCTGAATTTCCTGAGCCTGGCTGTCTGCCTTGAAATAATAATAGAGACCCAGGATCAGAAATACTTTTGAGAGAATGAATACGGCGATAAAGGCCGCCCGCCAGTTCTTGTGCACGCGAATGTGCGTGTTATCGACCTCGACATCGATGTAATTGGATCGGGGGGCGTCGGGTTCTGATTTGGGCGACTGGGTGTGAGCCTGTTGGTTGGCATCCCATTTCGTGATCTCCGTATCAGACAGGCGCTGTTCAATAGCAACCTTGATACCAGGTGGGGGTGGAACGCCATTTTCCAGGAAGTATACTTCCATCTGCGCTTCAAGCTCATTAAGTTCGGCCAGTACGTCGGGGTCCGTTGCAAGTACATGCTCCAGCTGTTCCTTCTCCTCGTCGGATACAAGACCCAGCAGGTAGGATTCCAAAACGCCACTCGTCAAATAATGATGGTTCTTCAACGTCGAACAGTTAACAGGTACGAATTGACTTAACGTATTCACGTATTCCTTTCAGCACGTCAAAATACGTCATTTCTAGTCGTTCGGCAATAGCGTCGAGCTTAATTCCTTTGTTGAACGATAAATCGAAAACCAGTTTTGGCACGTTATCGTTCAGGCGGTCACGGTCCTCAAAAGCCGTTAAACGCAGATTATCCCGGGAAACGGCTTCCAACGCCTTCATCCGGGCCAGCCGAATAATGGCGCAGGCTCTTTTGGGCGATGACTCAGGGAGGGTGGCCAGTGGCGCCGAAGAGAATAGGTCTATGAGTATGCGCTGAGCCTTGTCTGAATCGCTAACAATTTGCCGAATGATTCCGTACGACATAGCACCATATTGCTCGTACAATCGCATACGATCCGTAGGTGTGATCGCACTACCTGGTTGTGGCTTATCAACAGCTTGTTTCGACGCCCGCATATAGTCAACCGCATCTTTAAGTCTAGTAAAGCTATAGCATAGGTAAATACATTCCAACTAATGAATCCCTTCGAGTTAACTATCTGCTCTATTTTTACATAAAACTGCCCGCCAAAAGCACGGAAACGCCATACATCTACATCTATCAATCCGAAAAAATTAGTCAACGGATATACATTCGCTGAATACTACTCGTCATCACCTCATATAGTTCGGCCAGGCGGGGCTGGGTAGCCAGCATGGATAGATGCGCTTCAATCGTCGACAGATCGTTTCGGCGGGCGGGGCCGGTTTGCACCTGGGCGGGGTTGTCGGCAGCCAGTCCCTTACGGAGGGTTTCGCGAATGAGCGGCCGGAGCAGATCAAACTCCAGTCCGTTGGCAGTGGTCACGTCGTGAGCAAGAGCAAGCAGGTGGTTGGTAAAGTTACAGGCAAAGACAGCGGCCATGTGCAGCACTCTACGCTCACCCGAGGTAATCAGGTAGACAATGTCGCTGATTTCCTGCCCCATCGTCACCAGCTCGTCTTCCAGCTCTTTGTCGCTGGCCTCCAGGCATAAAGGAACTTCCCCAAACTCCATAAACGTCTGCTCTCTGGTGAATGTCTGCAGGGCGTAGAAGACCCCGGTCCGAACGGGCACGTCGCTGTAAATTGCCATCCAGTGGGTTAGATCACTGAGGGGGCGGGTACCGGAGGTATGCACAATCCGGGCGTTTTCGGGTAAAACCAGCCGGGAGCATACTTCCTCCAGCGCATCGTCCGGAACGGCCAGGACAAATAATTTCGACGGGCTATCGGCGAAATTAAGATCGGAATGTGTGTGGGCGTCGTATAGATTACTAACTAACCGGCGGGAATGCTGCAGTTGGCGGCTGTAAACTTCGTTGATATGATGACCGGCATTTTCGAAGGCCGGCGCCAGATGCCAAGCCAGGTTACCCGCCCCGATAAAGGATATTTCCATTCTCAAGTATAAGACATTTCAATTGGATTCGGCAACGTACCTTTGATGAGCCAGGTGCGATCGCAATGCAGACGACCTCTTTTCGAACTTCATCCCGGCTTGCTTACGCCTTAAATTTTGCCTACATCGTTGTCCATTCTCGTCATCATTCCGGCCTTCAACGAAGAGAATTCCGTTGGTAATGTCGTGCGCGATATTCCCACTCATCTGGTCGATGAAGTTGTTGTTGTCAATAATAACTCCAACGACCAGACAGCCGTTGAAGCCGCCCGCGCCGGGGCTACTGTTCTTGACGAACCGATCCAGGGATACGGCCGCGCCTGTCTGCGGGGTATCACCTACGCTCACAATCGGCAACAAAAACCAGATGTTATAGTTTTCCTCGATGCTGACTACTCCGACTATCCCGGTGAGATGACGGAACTGGTCGCTCCTATTCTGGCGGGCGAGATGGATATGGTGATCGGGTCCCGGGCGCTGGGAAACCGTGAGCGTGGTTCAATGACTCCTCAGCAGGTGTTTGGGAACTGGCTGGCGACCACCCTGCTGCGTTGGCTGTATGGCGTTCGGTACACCGATCTTGGCCCTTTTCGGGCGATCCGGTTCGACCGGCTGCTGGCCCTGAACATGCAGGACAAAACTTACGGATGGACGGTGGAAATGCAACTCAAAGCCGCCAAGCAGCGATTACGCATTACGGAGATACCTGTTACGTATCGGAAACGTATCGGCTTCTCAAAAATATCCGGAACCGTAAAAGGCACTGTTCTGGCTGGTTATAAGATCATTATGACGATCTTTAAGTACTTGTAATAAAACAAATTGCGTCTACAAATGGTCTGGTTTTCATTTATCAGCCAGACCAGCTCAGGGACTAGTGTATTCAGTCAGCAAGATCGGTATCAGATGGGCTGAACAAGTGAACTCAACGTAAAGAAAATTTCGTTTTCATTGACATGGAAATTCTGGTCCTGATTCTCTACGGGCTGGCTTTGTTGCTGTTGTTTCTCTACAACTGCGGCCAGTTAAGCCTGATTATTATATACCTGCGCACGGAGCGAAAACGCAAGGCGGCCGTGGCGTCGGTCGCCCCTGTTCTTCCTGCCGATTTACCGTACGTAACCATTCAGCTTCCGGTTTACAACGAACTTTACGTTGTTGAGCGCCTGATCGATGCCGTAGCGCTGCTCAAATACCCCCGGGAGAAACTTGATATTCAGCTGCTGGACGATTCCAGCGACGAAACCGTCGACATCATTGCCGCGAAAGTAGCTTACTACCAGCAGCGGGGACTGACTATCGAGCACATCCGGCGACCCGAACGGACCGGCTTCAAGGCCGGTGCTCTGGGCTACGGGCTCACGTTTGCCCGGGGGGAATTCATTGCCATTTTTGACGCCGACTTCGTACCCGATCCTGACTTTCTGCTCAAAACTATTCCGCATTTCAGCGATCCTAGCGTAGCCATTGTCCAAACCCGTTGGGAACACCTGAACGAGGATTTCTCCCTGATTACGCAGCTGCAGGCATTTGGTCTCAACGCCCACTTTACCATTGAGCAAAGCGGTCGTTACGCTGCCGGTTTATTGGCGAACTTCAACGGCACGGGGGGCGTATGGCGCAAGGTGGCCATTGCCGATGCCGGTGGCTGGCAGAGCGATACGTTAACCGAAGATCTAGACCTCAGTTACCGGGCGCAGCTCCGGGGCTGGAAATTTGTCTACCGCGAGGATGTTGGCTCACCAGCCGAACTTCCCGTAGCCATGAATGCGCTGAAATCCCAGCAGTACCGCTGGATGAAAGGCGCAGCAGAGTGCGCCCGCAAACTGTTCGTAAAAGTGCTACGGACCCCGGGTGTATCATTATCCATGAAAATCCACGCTTTCTATCACCTTTTCAGCAGTGCTACGTTCATCCTGGTGCTGATTCTGGGAATTATGAGCGTGCCCCTCATTTACATCCGCAGCCGACATCCGGAGTGGGAATGGGTATTTCTGGTCATCAACCTTTTTCAGCTCAACCTGCTCATCCTGATTACGTTTTACGGGGTTCCTTTCTGGCTGCTGGAGAAAGAGAACAAGGCCAAGCTGGCGTGGTATTTCCCCATGTATTCATCCCTGATGATGGGCTTGTCGCTGCACAATACCATCGCTGTTATTGAAGGATACATTGGCCGAAAAACACCCTTCGTTCGTACTCCGAAGTTTAACGTTACAACATCCGCCGACAGCTGGAATGCCAACAAATATGTTAGCCGCCAACTAGGTTGGCTGGCCATTGCCGAAGGATTACTGGCGCTCTATTTTCTGGGTGGGCTGGCGCTGGCGTTTTACGTTCACGACTTCCGTATGTTCTTCCTGCACATCATGTTGATGGTTGGGTTCGGCATGGTGTTCGTATATTCGCTCGTCCACGCGGGCGGGGCGGCTACCGGTCGGCCAGTAGCCGCCCCGCCGTTGCGACCGGTGAGCGCATGACCCCATCCATTGTCCGTATCTTCTGGCTGACTGGTTCAGCCTTACTTTACCTGTTTTTGGCTTACGCCGTTCCCCGGGCGCACTTCTACTGGCTAGTGGGTTCGCTGGGGATACTCTTTGCAGGGTACGGCTGGATTTTATTCTCATTCAGACGGTCGGCAGGAGGCACCCCCGGATGGCACCCTACTCCCCAGGTGAAGAGTGCAGGGGCGGGCCGGTGGCCCGATGAAGGACTACTCTTCACAGCCGCCCTCTTTTTCCGGCTGCTGCTGCTATTTGCTATGCCCCAGTTGTCCGACGACGTGTACCGGTTCGTGTGGGACGGGCGGCTGCTGGCGCACGGGTATAATCCATACCTGTATCTTCCGAGCCAGTTACTACCCACGCCCATAGCAGCCGCGTGCGGGCTGGGTGAACACCTCTTCCGGCAACTTAACTCACCCGACTATTTCACCGTGTACCCGCCCCTCAACCAGGCTTTTTTTGGCCTGGCGGCCTGGCTTTCGCCAACTGGTCTCCCCGGGAACGTAGTATGGCTGCGTGTGCCGATCATTCTGGCTGAGGCTGGTTCGCTGTGGTTGATGACACGGTTGCTGGGCCAGTTGCGCATGAATCCAAATCTGGCCCTGGTGTATGGGCTGAATCCGCTCGTGATTCTGGAACTGACGGGAAACCTGCATTTCGAGGCTGTGATGATCTTTTTCACGCTACTGGCCGCCTGGCTGCTCATGAACCAACGCTGGATGTTATCGGCAGGGGCGCTGGCGCTGGCAGTCGGGACGAAGTTGTTGCCCCTGCTGCTGCTGCCGTTGGTTGTACGGCGGCTGGGCTGGAAACAGGGTATTCTCTATTCGGCGTTGACGGGGGTACTGACAGCGGCTTTGTTTGCGCCTTTTGCCAGTCTGGAACTGGTTCGAAACATTTTCTCTAGTATCAACCTCTACTTTCAGAAGTTCGAGTTCAATGCCAGCGTGTACTATGTGCTGCGAACGATTGGCTACTGGGTAGAAGGATACAACGCCATTGCGCGTATTGGCTTTTGGTTATCCATCACCACCACAGCAAGCCTGCTCTGGATTGTCTTTCG is a window from the Spirosoma rigui genome containing:
- a CDS encoding glycosyltransferase family 2 protein, which encodes MSILVIIPAFNEENSVGNVVRDIPTHLVDEVVVVNNNSNDQTAVEAARAGATVLDEPIQGYGRACLRGITYAHNRQQKPDVIVFLDADYSDYPGEMTELVAPILAGEMDMVIGSRALGNRERGSMTPQQVFGNWLATTLLRWLYGVRYTDLGPFRAIRFDRLLALNMQDKTYGWTVEMQLKAAKQRLRITEIPVTYRKRIGFSKISGTVKGTVLAGYKIIMTIFKYL
- a CDS encoding Rossmann-like and DUF2520 domain-containing protein; its protein translation is MEISFIGAGNLAWHLAPAFENAGHHINEVYSRQLQHSRRLVSNLYDAHTHSDLNFADSPSKLFVLAVPDDALEEVCSRLVLPENARIVHTSGTRPLSDLTHWMAIYSDVPVRTGVFYALQTFTREQTFMEFGEVPLCLEASDKELEDELVTMGQEISDIVYLITSGERRVLHMAAVFACNFTNHLLALAHDVTTANGLEFDLLRPLIRETLRKGLAADNPAQVQTGPARRNDLSTIEAHLSMLATQPRLAELYEVMTSSIQRMYIR
- a CDS encoding putative hexosyltransferase; translation: MTPSIVRIFWLTGSALLYLFLAYAVPRAHFYWLVGSLGILFAGYGWILFSFRRSAGGTPGWHPTPQVKSAGAGRWPDEGLLFTAALFFRLLLLFAMPQLSDDVYRFVWDGRLLAHGYNPYLYLPSQLLPTPIAAACGLGEHLFRQLNSPDYFTVYPPLNQAFFGLAAWLSPTGLPGNVVWLRVPIILAEAGSLWLMTRLLGQLRMNPNLALVYGLNPLVILELTGNLHFEAVMIFFTLLAAWLLMNQRWMLSAGALALAVGTKLLPLLLLPLVVRRLGWKQGILYSALTGVLTAALFAPFASLELVRNIFSSINLYFQKFEFNASVYYVLRTIGYWVEGYNAIARIGFWLSITTTASLLWIVFRWRRPAPAVQLVAMLTLYLAFSTTVHPWYVTTLVAASVFTPFRYPLVWSALIPLSYFTYHTQPYEENLWLTAVEYGLVLLIAIPDVISYRQALRTGHR
- a CDS encoding cellulose synthase family protein encodes the protein MEILVLILYGLALLLLFLYNCGQLSLIIIYLRTERKRKAAVASVAPVLPADLPYVTIQLPVYNELYVVERLIDAVALLKYPREKLDIQLLDDSSDETVDIIAAKVAYYQQRGLTIEHIRRPERTGFKAGALGYGLTFARGEFIAIFDADFVPDPDFLLKTIPHFSDPSVAIVQTRWEHLNEDFSLITQLQAFGLNAHFTIEQSGRYAAGLLANFNGTGGVWRKVAIADAGGWQSDTLTEDLDLSYRAQLRGWKFVYREDVGSPAELPVAMNALKSQQYRWMKGAAECARKLFVKVLRTPGVSLSMKIHAFYHLFSSATFILVLILGIMSVPLIYIRSRHPEWEWVFLVINLFQLNLLILITFYGVPFWLLEKENKAKLAWYFPMYSSLMMGLSLHNTIAVIEGYIGRKTPFVRTPKFNVTTSADSWNANKYVSRQLGWLAIAEGLLALYFLGGLALAFYVHDFRMFFLHIMLMVGFGMVFVYSLVHAGGAATGRPVAAPPLRPVSA